The DNA sequence GTGCCGCCCGCGGCCTGGATCGAGGCCAGGTCGGCGGCGCGGGCGTCCTCGACCGACAGCATGTAGAGCTGCGGGGCACCGGAGGCTTCGCGTCGGGCGCGCATCTCCTGGACCTGGGGGTGCAGGGGCACCGTCTCTCCTGTCTGATCGATCGTGCCGGTCTAGTCGATCGTCCCGGCTTCGTACTGGAAGCCCGCGTTGCGGGGGTCGGCGAACAGCTCGCGCAGGGTCGGGTTGAGCGCCACCACGTCGATCCGGTCGGTGAACCAGGCGGCCAGCTCGGTGAGGCGGCGCTCGGCGGTGGCGGCGTCGGCGGTGTGCACGGTGACCTCGCCCATCCGGTAGAACGTGTTCGCGGCCGCGGCCTCGATCCGCTTGCCGACCGGCACGTAGAGGCGGGTGCGGGCGACGTCGGGCTGGGCCGCGATCTCGGCGGCGGTCGGGAAGCCGACGATGACGCCCGGCTTGAGCGGCAGGAACGTGGAGGCCACGACGCCCTCGCGGATGCGGGTCGGGATCTCCGGCAGCGGCTGGAGCAGCGCCAGCGGCCCGTATTCGCCGAGGTCGACGCCGTACTTGTAGCGGATCTGGTCGCGGATCGGGCCGCCGCCGCGGCGGGCGCCGCACTCGCTGAACACGACCCGGCCGTTCTCGGGCTGGTGGAACATCTCCAGGTGGAAGATGCCGTCGACCAGCCCCAGGGCCGCGATCGACTGCTCGATCAGGGGCCGGGCCAGGTCGAACGCCCACTTGTCGGCGGTCGGGTCGAAGCTGAACGTCTGCACGGGCGAGCGCTGCTGCACCGCGCTCAGGCACGGCTGGGCGTAGCGGCCCAGGGCCAGGAAGCGGATGTGGCCGTCGGACATGATGCCGTCGGCGAACCACTCGTCCCCGGGGACGAACTCCTCCAGCAGGAAGTTGCGCGCGCTGACCTTGCCGGCGCGGCACTGGGCGCTGATGCGGACCAGGTCGGCCTGGTTCTCGACCACGTACGTCGACTGGGTGGCCATGCCGGCGACGGGTTTGAGCACGCCGCGGGCGAAGGGCATGGTGAAGCCGTCGGGCAGCTCGCGGATGTCGTCGATGACGGCGTACCCGGTGACGGGCAGTCCGGCTTCGGCGATGCGCCGCTTCTGCAGCGACTTGTCGCGGAACAGTGCCACGGTCGGCGCGGGGACGGCGTTGGCTCCGAGCAGGGCGCCGAGCGCGGCGGCCGTCATCAGCTGCGGGTCGTCGAAGGCGTACACGGCGTCGAAGCTGCCCTCGCCGAACCCGGCGCGGTACAGGCCGTTGAGCGCCGAGTCGACGTTCTTCTGGTCGTCGACGAAGACCGTCCGCACCCGGTCGGGTATCGGGTCGCCCTGGTCCTTGTTGAGCGCTCCCATCAGGACCGTCACGTCGACCGTCGCAGGCAGACCCTCCAGCGCGGTCGGGTCGACGCCGATCATCAGCAGGCGCATGGCGCACGTCCTCCTCACCGGCCGTGATCCGTGATCGTGGATCATCGGCGGGCCGTATCGATCGCCACCGTATCGACGGCGACGCCCCGTGTCCAGGGCGGCACCGTCCGCAGGCGATACGCCCCGGCGGGCCGCAAAAGTCCACAATGCAGGAACACGCGCGGTTGAACGCGGCAGCGGGATGGATCGACTTCGCTGCCGATAAGGCTATGGTCGGTAACCGCCACGACGCGGCACCATGCCTTGCGTAGCGTCGATTCACCCGGAGGAGCACCGTGGGCCTCTCGTCAGCGCCGACCCCGTATCGGCGCCGTGTCGCCATACCCGGACTCGTCGTCGCCGAGGCGATCTCGATCATCGGCGGCCGGATGTCGTTCCTGGCCATCCCCTGGCTGGTGCTGGTCACCACCGGCAGCCCGATCAAGGTCGGCACCGTGGCGGGCGCCGAGGCGCTCGCGTACGTCCTCAGTGGCGTGCTCGCCGCGCCACTACAGGACCGGATCGGCTCCCGGCCGACGTCGATCCTGGCCGACCTGGCCAGCGCCGCCGCCGTCGGCGCGACCGCGCTGGCCGGCCAGCTCGGCTTCCCCGTGCTGATCGCCCTGGTCACCGCCACCGGCGCGCTGCGCGCCCAGGCGGACCGGTCCAAGAACAACGTGCTCAAACCACTGATGGACGCCGCGGGCACCGACTTCACCCGGGTCTCGTCGGTCCGCGAGGGGGTGCTGCGCACCTCGGGCCTGATCGGCGCGTCGGTCGGCGGGGTCGCGATCGCGGCGCTCGGCGCGCGCGGGGCGATCTGGCTCGACGCGGCAAGTTTCCTGGTCGCGGCGCTGATGGTGTGGTTCTTCGTGCCCGATCCGGCCGCGCTGCCGGGCGCCAAGGAGGAACAGCCGCAGGCCGAGCCGTACTTCGCGGCGCTCAAGGGCGGGTTCGACTACTACCGCTCCGAGCCGCTGCTGCGCGCGGTCACCAGCATGTTGTTCTTCACGAACCTGTTCAACCAGGCCAGCGCGGTGGTCTTCGTGCCGATGTGGGTGCTGACGGTGCTGCACTCGCCGGTGGCGCTGGGGTCGGTGGCGGCGGCGTACGCCATCGGGATGATCGTGGGAAGTGTCGTGTTCGCGACGCTCGCGCCGTACCTGCCGCGCTACCGGGCGGTGGTGTTCGGCTACATGGTCGGCGGGGCGCCCCGGTTCCTGATCTTCGCGATCACGGACAACCTGACCGTGATCCTGATCGTGACGTTCATCAGCGGCATCGTCATGTGCTCGCTCAATCCGACCATCGGCGCCGTCATCTACCAGCGCGTTCCCGGCCCGATGCTGGCCCGCGCGGGCGGGATCATCATCGCCATCTCGTACGCCGGGATCCCGCTGGGCGGCCTGGCCGGCGGCCTGATGGTGCAGGAGCTCGGCCTGATCAACGGCGTGCTGCTCACCTCGGTGCTGTATTTCGCGGTGTCGCTGGCGCCGATCGTGCGGCACCGGGTCTGGCGCCAGCTCAACGACGCCGGGGCGCGCGGCCCGAAAACCGACGGCAGCGCGCTGCCCTGGGGGTATGCGCTGGGCCCGGCCGCCTTCGGCCCCCGGGTCACCCTGAGCTACGTCGACGGCCGGTGGTCGGTGCAGGCCCGCCAGGGCGGCCGGCGGCTGCTGCGCCCGCGCCCGGTCGCGCCGAAGGCGGCGATGCACGCGCTGGCGCAGCTCGACGTGGCGCCGGTGCACGAGGCCGTACGCGAGCTGGTGAACCGCGACCATGCCGCCGCCGAGCGCAGGGCTCTTCGCAAGCGGGCCGAACTCGATCGGATGGAATCGACGATGATGGAAATAGAGACGACCTTGCGGGCCCCGCATCTGCCATAGAAAGTCCAAATTTTGCCTGGTCCAAACAGGAATCGTCTGATCTTGAACGACCATTGCAAGTACGTCGATTCGCTTGTAGTCTCCGGATTCACCGAGGCCGGTTGGGGGCACCCGTCCACGGTTCGACAATCACCGATCTTTTGTGGCGGGGACTTCTCCATGAGCAACAACGGCTGGGCCACCGGTGCACCCCTGACCGCCAGCGCGGACTGGGTCGACGAGATCCTTCTCGGCGGCGCGGACCGCGACGTCTGCCTCCACTTCGGCGCGCCGGTCGACCGGGCCGCGCTGCGCCACGCCGTGGCCGACCGCCAGGCCGCGCTGACCCGGCTCGGGCTGGCCCGCGGCGGCTCCGTCGCGCTCCAGCTCCCGCCTTCGCTGGCGTACGTGGCGAACCTGCTCGCCGCGTGGCGCATCGGCGCCCAGGTCGCGCTGCTGGACCATCGGCTGACCCCGTTCGAGACCGAGCGGGCCCTGGACCGGCTCGCCCCGCAGGTGCTGGTGAGCTACACCGGCACCGTCCCGGGCGGGCTGCGCGCCTTCTACGACATCGCCGACCTGGCCACCGCCCGCGAGACCGGGCGGCCCGCCGAGACCGGCCACGCGGTCATCCAGCTCAGCTCCGGGTCCACCGGCCCGTCCAAGGTCATCGCCCGCACCGCCGAGCAGCTCGTCGCCGAGGTCGACCGGTACACCCGCATCGACGGGGTGCCGCTGCCGGGCGAGCGCGTGGTGCTGCTGGCCTCGGTCGTGCACGTGCTGGGCCTGGTCGGCGGCCTGCTCTACTGCCTGCACGCGGGCACCGAGCTGGTGCTGCCGGAGCGGCTGACCGTCGACGCGATCCTCAAGGCCGTCGCCGCGGGCGAGGCCCCGACCACCCTGCTGGGCGTGCCGTTCCACACCGAGCTGCTCGCCTCGGCGGTCGAGCCGCCGAAGCTGCCGCAGCTCAAGCGCATGACCACCGGCGGCGAGCTGGTGCGCGCCGAGGTGTCACAGCGGTTCGTGGACCGCTACGGGATCATCCTCGGCAACATGTACGGCATGACCGAGGTCGGGGTCATCGCCACCGACCTGTACGGCGCCAACCGCCCCTCGCTCATGCCCGTGCCCGGCCTCGCCGTGCGCGAGCAGGACGGCCAGCTGCTGGTGTCCGCGCCCAGCTCTCCGTACATCGGCCTGGTCGACCCGACCCGCTGGGCCGACGGCTGGCTCAACACCAAGGACGCCGGGCAGGTCGACCCCGAGACCGGGCTGATCACGGTGCTGGGCCGGCTGGACTCGCAGGTCTCCGTGGGCGGCCTCAAGGTGGACCTGACCGAGGTCGAGCACACCCTGGCCGCGCTGCCCGGCGTCGAGGGCGCCGTCGTGATCTTCGACCAGGGCATCGAGGCGTACGCCGTGGTGCCCGACCCTGAGGCCGCCGCGGCGCTGGAGGGCGAGCTGGCCAAGCGGCTGGCCCCGTTCAAGCGCCCCCGCGAGCTGCACATCGTCGCCCAGCTCCCCCGGACGGCGACCGGCAAGCTCGTCCGCGACCACACGGTGCTGCGCACCGCCGAGTGACCTGCCCCGAGCGCGCGTCAGCGCTCGACATCACCGCCAGGACGAGTCCTCGCCGGGCCGTCCACAAGGGAAGGAAGATCCGATGAGTGCCGAGGTACGCCAGTTCATCATCGCCGCGATCGCCGAGATGAACTACCCGGTCGACGACGTCGACGCCGACACCCCGCTCGGCTCCGCCGGGGTCGACCTGGAGTCGCTGGCAGTCGCCGAGCTCTCGGTGCGCGTCGAGGACACGTACGGCGTGAAGTTCAGCGACGAGGAGGCCGAGCAGATGGCGGCGATGACCGTCGGCGAGTTCGCCGACGCCATCATCGAGCGCGGCAACCTGGCGAGCGCGTAATGAGCGGGTCGGTGCCGGGCCGCGACGAGGTCATCGCGATGCTCGCCACGTACGGTGAGCGCTCGCCGGACCAGATCCGCGAGCGCATCGACTCCCTCGAACTGGCCTGGCTGGTGCACCAGGTGGAGCAGCGCTACACGGTCAGCCTCGATCTGGAGGACGAGGCGCTGATGCGGATGACGTCGGTGACCGGTGCCGTCGAGGTGCTGACCGAGGTGTTCGCGGAGCAGGCCCGTGGCTGACCTGCCCGGCCGTGGCGACCGGCAGCCGGTGGTGCTCACCGGCCTGTCGGTGCTCAGCGCGTACGGCCGGGGTGCCGACGCGCTGCTGGCCGGGCTGACGGCGGGCCGGCCGGCGTTCGCGCCGGTGACCCGCTTCGACGTGTCGAACCGCCGGGTGGGAGTCGGTGCGCTGCTGCCCGGCGCGCCGGTCCTCTTTGACGAGCTGCTCGCCACCGTGGACGAGGCGTGCGCGGGCGCCGGGCTCGACCCGGCCGCCCGGGGCACCACCACGCTGCTGCTGGCGGTCCACGGCGACCCGACCGGGTCGCGGGTGAGCAGCCCCGACGTGACCGGGCACCGCACCGGCGCGTTCACCGCCGCGCTGGCCGACAAGGCGGGGCTGGCCCCGGGCGCGCGGACGTACACCAGCGCCTGTGTGGCGGCCAGCAGCGCCGTCGCCGACGCGGCCGCGCTGGTGGCCAACGGACTGGCCGAGCGGGTCGTGGCCGCCGCCGGCTACCTGGTCGACCCGGACCAGTTCGCGCTGTTCGACGCCGGGCGGGCACTGGCCGTCGACGGCGCCGTACGGCCGTTCAGCGCCGGGCGCAAGGGACTGCTGCTGGGCGACGGGGTCGCCGCGGTCGTGGTCGAGTCCGCGGCCGCCGCCGCCGAGCGCGGCGCCGAAGTGCTGGCCAGGCTGGCCGGCTGGGGGCGCGCGGGCGACGGGTACCACGTGGTGCAGCCGCGGCCCGACGGCGCCGGGCTGGCCCGCGCGATCGGCGCGGCGCTGGCGCGGGCCGGGCTGTCCCCGGCCGACATCGGGTACGTCAACGCGCACGGCTCCGGCTCCGCGCAGAGCGACGCCGCCGAGGCGGCCGCGCTGGCGCTGGCGCTGGGCGAGCACGCGGCCACGGTGCCGGTGAGCTCGACGAAGTCGCTGCACGGGCAGGCGCTGGAGGCCTCGCCGCTGCTGGAGCTGGTCGCCACGGTGCTGTCGCTGCGCCACGGCGCGCTGCCGGTGAACGCGGGCTACCTCGGTCCCGACCCCGACTGCCCCCTGAACGTGATCACCGAGGGACCGCTGGAGCGCTCGCCGTCGTACGCGCTGAGCCTCAACGCCGCCTTCGGCGGCGCCAACACCGCGCTGCTGGTGGGTGCGCCGTGACCACCCCCGAGACCACGGAGATCCTGCTCCCCCGCCAGCGCGTGCCGCAGGCGGCGCCGCGGCCGTCCGGGCTGGCCGAGCTCGTCGAGCTGGCGCGCGGGGCGTGGCCGGAGTCCGACGCCGACACCGAGCCGCCCGCGCTGGCCGGATTCGTGCTGTCCAGCTTCAGCCCGCTGGTCGCCGAGGCCGCCCGCCGCTGCCTGACCCGCGCGCACGGGCAGCCGCCCGCACCCGGCGGCCAGGCCACCGCCGTCATCATCTCGACCACCACCGGCGACGTCGCCACCGCGCTCAGCGTGGCCAGGGCGGTCGACACCGGCCAGCGGCTCGGCCCGCTGCTGTTCTTCCAGGCCGTCCCCAACGCGGTGGCCGGCTACGTCGCGGCGCGCTGGGAGCTGGGCGGGCCGGTGCTGTGCCTGAGCCCGGCCGGGCCCGGCGACGCGCTGGCCCTGGCCCTGGCCGAGGGCCTGTCCGCCGCGCGGCTGCTGCTGGCCGACGGCGACGCCGACGCGGCCCTGGTGATCGCGGCCGAGCAGGCCACAGACGACGGCGAGCGCGACCGCGCGCTGGCCGTGCTGGTGCGTACCGAAGTGAACGAAGGAGTCAACTGATGAGTTCGAACCTGCGGGCGATCCTGGCCGCCGACGCCGACCTGGGCGCCGGCAACGTCATCACCCGGCTGCTGGCGCACGGCGCCGATCCGAACGGCCCAGGGCTCACCTTCGATGTCGACGTCGACGGGCACCCGGCCTGGCAGCCGCTGACCCTCGGACAGCTCGACGAACGCGTCGCGGCCCGCGCGGCCTGGCTGCACCAGCACGGCGTCGGCTGGCGCGACGTGATCGCGGTGTACGCCTCGACCTCGGCGGACGTGCTGCTGACCTTCCTGGCCTGCAACCGGATCGGCGCGATCCCGGCGCTGCTCAACGGCAACCTGAGCGGCGAGATCGCCACCGAGTACATCCGCCGCCTGCGCGCCACCGCCGTGCTCGTCGACGCGCCGCACGCGCAGCGCCTGGAGGGCCGCGACTTCGGCTCGCGCATCCTGGGCGACATCACGACCACCGGCAGCGGCGACCCGGCGCTGGCGCCCGAGCCGTACCGGCACCACAAGGACGACCCGATCTCGATCACGCACTCCTCCGGCACCACCGGCCTGCCCAAGGCGATCGTGCACTCGCACACCACGCTGTTCGAGGCGACCCGCCGCATCCGGCTGTCCGGGCCGCGCGCCCAGGGCACCGAGCGGGTCCTGTGCGCGCTGCCCTCGGCGCACACCGCGGGCATCCTCTCCATCAACCAGGCCCTGTGCAACCGTGCCGAGCTGGTGTTCCTGTCCTCGCAGCGCGGCGAGTACGTGCTCGACGCGATCGAGCGGTTCAAGCCGACCGGCGTCTTCGGGTTCGCGGTGACCTGGGCCGACATGGCCCGCCACGACCTGACCAAGCGCGACATGGACTCGGTCGCGATCTGGTTCAACACCGGCGACTGCGCGCACGAGGCGCACATCCGCCCGCTGGTCAACGTCGGCAGCCACAAGACGGTGACCCGCGAGGGCGTGACCACGGTGTCCGGCTCGATGTTCATCGACGGCATCGGCTCGACCGAGATGGGCCACTCCGCGTTCCACATCACCCACCGCAAGGACACCGAGCGGTACGGCCGCTGCATCGGCCGCCCGCACGTCTTCGCCGACGTCGCGGTGCTCGACGCCGAAGGCGAGCCGCTGCCCGCGGGCGTGGTCGGCCACCTGGGCCTGAAGTCCCCGACGGTCATGCTGGGCTGCTGGAACGACTCGATCACCACGTTCCGCACCCGCCAGCGCGGCTACTACCTCACGGGCGACCTGGTCTTCTACGGCGAGGACGGCTACTACTACCACGTCGACCGGGCGGTGGACTCGGTCGTGCTCGACAGCGGGCACTGGCTGCACACGTCGTACACGGAGGAGAAGATCCTCGCGACCTGCCCGGACGTGCTCGACTGCACCGTGGTCGCGGTGCGTGAGGCCGGGGTGGTCGTCACCGACGTCCTGCTGCTGCTGCGCGCCGACGCCGACGCGGGCGCCGACCGGACCGCGCAGATCACCGCCGCGCTGGGCGAGCACGCCGCGCCGACGCTGCGGAAGATCACCGCGGTGCACGACGACGACATCCCGACCGGCGCCACCGGCAAGGTGCGCAAGCTGGTGCTGCGTGAGCGCGCGCTGACGGGTGCCGCCTGATGGACCGCCGGCCTGACATCGTCGTCACGGGAATCGGCCTGGTCACCCCGGTCGGGCAGGATCTGGAGCAGATCTTCGAGGCGCTGTGCACCGGCCGCTCCGGCCTGGTGCGCACGCCCGAGGGGCACCCCGCGCAGGGGTCGCTGGAGGTGATGGGCAAGGGGCCCGACATCTCCGCCGCCGACGTGCTGCCCGGCCCGGAGTCGCGCACGCTGGACCGCTACATCGTGCACGCGCTGGTCGCCGCCGAGCTGGCGATGGCCGACGCGGACCTGGTCGTGGGGCGCGACGTGGACCCGTACCGGGCCGCGACGGTGGTCTCCGGCACGGGCGGCCTGGCGACGCTGGAGTCGCAGGTGGTGATCCGGACCCAGAAGGGCAGGCTCGGGGTCAGCCCGTATCTGCTGCCGGGGATGCTGCCGAACATGGCCACCGCCCGCATCGCCATCAAGTACGACCTGCGCGGCTACAGCTCCTCCATCGGCACCGCCTGCGCGGCCGGCGCCCAGTCGATCGCCGAGGGCATGCGCATCCTGCGCAACGACGAGGCGGACGTGGCGATCGTGGGCTGCGGCGAGGCGCCGCTGTTCCCGACCCTGGCCGACACCTTCGGCAACACCCGGGCCCTGGCCAAGGGGTGGGCGGAGGACCCGACCGCGGCCAGCCGCCCGTTCGACCGGCGCCGCAACGGGCTGGTGCTGGCCGAGGGCGCGGGCGTGTTCGTGCTGGAGCGGGCCGCCGACGCGGACGCGCGCGGGCGGGCGGCGTACGCCACGCTGCACGGCTGGGGCGGCACCACCGACGCCCACCACCCGACCACGCCGCGCCCGGACGGCGAGGGCCAGTCGGTGTGCATGCGCCGGGCGCTGGCGGACGCGGGGCTGACCCCGGCCGACATCGGCTACCTGAACGCGCACGCCACCAGCACGAAGCTCGGCGACATCGCCGAGTCGCTGGCGGTCAACGCGGTGTTCGCGGGGGCCATGCCGCCGGTGAGCTCCAACAAGGGCGTCACCGGGCACATGCTCGGCGCGTCCGGCGTGATCGAGGCGGCCGCGACGGTGATGGCGGTGGGGCGCGGGATCCTGCCCCCGACCGTCAACCTCGAAGACCCCGATCCGGCGTGCGATCTCGACCATATTCGTGGCAAGGCCCGGCATAATGCGATCACTTTTGCTCTGTCCAATTCATTCGGATTCGGCGGACATAATGTGAGCCTTGTCCTGGGTCGACCCACCACGCGACTCAGCCGTTTCGGTGATTAGCACCTCCTGAAAACGGCCGGAGGAATCGGAAAACTGTCGCAATTAAATATTTGCGTAGCTAGGTATTGAGACGAGAAAGCCGGGCAGCTAGCGTGACAGACGACAGGTAAGTGGAGCCGGTGCCGGGGGCACCGGGCCGACCTGCCGATACGGACGTCACAGGGGCACGACGGCCAATCGGAGCATGGCGAATGATCGGCCCACCGCGAAAGTGGTGGGCCGAGCGAAGCCATGCCCCGGAGGACCCGATCCGAGCCCATGCCACCCGGCGCGAGGAGCGAGTCCGAAAGCAACGCGAAACCGGACATCGCACGCCAAGGGGTAGGTAGGTAAGGATGAACATTCTCGGCATCGACCACCTGGAGTTCTACGTCGGTGACGCCCGCCAGACCGCTTACTATCTGTGCACGGCGTTCGGCTTCCGCATCTGCGGGCAGGGTGGCCCCCAGACGGGCCTGGTCGACCAGCGCTCACTGCTGCTCCAGCACGGCGACATCCGCATCGTGCTGACCTCGGGCCTCGTGCCCGACCATCCCGCCACCCAGTACGTGGGGCGCCACGGCGACGGCGTGGCGATCGTCGCCTTCGAGACCGACGACGCCGCCGGGCTGTACGCCGAGGTGGTCGGCCGCGGCGCCGCGGCCCTGACCGCCCCCGCCGAGTACGCCGACGCGGACACCCGCGTGGTCACCGCCAGCGTCTCCGGCTTCGGCGACGTCACCCACCGGCTGGTGGAACGGCACGGCGCCAGCTGGGAGTTCA is a window from the Catellatospora sp. TT07R-123 genome containing:
- a CDS encoding class I adenylate-forming enzyme family protein encodes the protein MSNNGWATGAPLTASADWVDEILLGGADRDVCLHFGAPVDRAALRHAVADRQAALTRLGLARGGSVALQLPPSLAYVANLLAAWRIGAQVALLDHRLTPFETERALDRLAPQVLVSYTGTVPGGLRAFYDIADLATARETGRPAETGHAVIQLSSGSTGPSKVIARTAEQLVAEVDRYTRIDGVPLPGERVVLLASVVHVLGLVGGLLYCLHAGTELVLPERLTVDAILKAVAAGEAPTTLLGVPFHTELLASAVEPPKLPQLKRMTTGGELVRAEVSQRFVDRYGIILGNMYGMTEVGVIATDLYGANRPSLMPVPGLAVREQDGQLLVSAPSSPYIGLVDPTRWADGWLNTKDAGQVDPETGLITVLGRLDSQVSVGGLKVDLTEVEHTLAALPGVEGAVVIFDQGIEAYAVVPDPEAAAALEGELAKRLAPFKRPRELHIVAQLPRTATGKLVRDHTVLRTAE
- a CDS encoding acyl carrier protein, with protein sequence MSAEVRQFIIAAIAEMNYPVDDVDADTPLGSAGVDLESLAVAELSVRVEDTYGVKFSDEEAEQMAAMTVGEFADAIIERGNLASA
- a CDS encoding acetyl-CoA carboxylase biotin carboxylase subunit family protein, with translation MRLLMIGVDPTALEGLPATVDVTVLMGALNKDQGDPIPDRVRTVFVDDQKNVDSALNGLYRAGFGEGSFDAVYAFDDPQLMTAAALGALLGANAVPAPTVALFRDKSLQKRRIAEAGLPVTGYAVIDDIRELPDGFTMPFARGVLKPVAGMATQSTYVVENQADLVRISAQCRAGKVSARNFLLEEFVPGDEWFADGIMSDGHIRFLALGRYAQPCLSAVQQRSPVQTFSFDPTADKWAFDLARPLIEQSIAALGLVDGIFHLEMFHQPENGRVVFSECGARRGGGPIRDQIRYKYGVDLGEYGPLALLQPLPEIPTRIREGVVASTFLPLKPGVIVGFPTAAEIAAQPDVARTRLYVPVGKRIEAAAANTFYRMGEVTVHTADAATAERRLTELAAWFTDRIDVVALNPTLRELFADPRNAGFQYEAGTID
- a CDS encoding class I adenylate-forming enzyme family protein — its product is MMSSNLRAILAADADLGAGNVITRLLAHGADPNGPGLTFDVDVDGHPAWQPLTLGQLDERVAARAAWLHQHGVGWRDVIAVYASTSADVLLTFLACNRIGAIPALLNGNLSGEIATEYIRRLRATAVLVDAPHAQRLEGRDFGSRILGDITTTGSGDPALAPEPYRHHKDDPISITHSSGTTGLPKAIVHSHTTLFEATRRIRLSGPRAQGTERVLCALPSAHTAGILSINQALCNRAELVFLSSQRGEYVLDAIERFKPTGVFGFAVTWADMARHDLTKRDMDSVAIWFNTGDCAHEAHIRPLVNVGSHKTVTREGVTTVSGSMFIDGIGSTEMGHSAFHITHRKDTERYGRCIGRPHVFADVAVLDAEGEPLPAGVVGHLGLKSPTVMLGCWNDSITTFRTRQRGYYLTGDLVFYGEDGYYYHVDRAVDSVVLDSGHWLHTSYTEEKILATCPDVLDCTVVAVREAGVVVTDVLLLLRADADAGADRTAQITAALGEHAAPTLRKITAVHDDDIPTGATGKVRKLVLRERALTGAA
- a CDS encoding beta-ketoacyl synthase, whose protein sequence is MDRRPDIVVTGIGLVTPVGQDLEQIFEALCTGRSGLVRTPEGHPAQGSLEVMGKGPDISAADVLPGPESRTLDRYIVHALVAAELAMADADLVVGRDVDPYRAATVVSGTGGLATLESQVVIRTQKGRLGVSPYLLPGMLPNMATARIAIKYDLRGYSSSIGTACAAGAQSIAEGMRILRNDEADVAIVGCGEAPLFPTLADTFGNTRALAKGWAEDPTAASRPFDRRRNGLVLAEGAGVFVLERAADADARGRAAYATLHGWGGTTDAHHPTTPRPDGEGQSVCMRRALADAGLTPADIGYLNAHATSTKLGDIAESLAVNAVFAGAMPPVSSNKGVTGHMLGASGVIEAAATVMAVGRGILPPTVNLEDPDPACDLDHIRGKARHNAITFALSNSFGFGGHNVSLVLGRPTTRLSRFGD
- a CDS encoding MFS transporter, which encodes MGLSSAPTPYRRRVAIPGLVVAEAISIIGGRMSFLAIPWLVLVTTGSPIKVGTVAGAEALAYVLSGVLAAPLQDRIGSRPTSILADLASAAAVGATALAGQLGFPVLIALVTATGALRAQADRSKNNVLKPLMDAAGTDFTRVSSVREGVLRTSGLIGASVGGVAIAALGARGAIWLDAASFLVAALMVWFFVPDPAALPGAKEEQPQAEPYFAALKGGFDYYRSEPLLRAVTSMLFFTNLFNQASAVVFVPMWVLTVLHSPVALGSVAAAYAIGMIVGSVVFATLAPYLPRYRAVVFGYMVGGAPRFLIFAITDNLTVILIVTFISGIVMCSLNPTIGAVIYQRVPGPMLARAGGIIIAISYAGIPLGGLAGGLMVQELGLINGVLLTSVLYFAVSLAPIVRHRVWRQLNDAGARGPKTDGSALPWGYALGPAAFGPRVTLSYVDGRWSVQARQGGRRLLRPRPVAPKAAMHALAQLDVAPVHEAVRELVNRDHAAAERRALRKRAELDRMESTMMEIETTLRAPHLP
- a CDS encoding beta-ketoacyl synthase N-terminal-like domain-containing protein, coding for MADLPGRGDRQPVVLTGLSVLSAYGRGADALLAGLTAGRPAFAPVTRFDVSNRRVGVGALLPGAPVLFDELLATVDEACAGAGLDPAARGTTTLLLAVHGDPTGSRVSSPDVTGHRTGAFTAALADKAGLAPGARTYTSACVAASSAVADAAALVANGLAERVVAAAGYLVDPDQFALFDAGRALAVDGAVRPFSAGRKGLLLGDGVAAVVVESAAAAAERGAEVLARLAGWGRAGDGYHVVQPRPDGAGLARAIGAALARAGLSPADIGYVNAHGSGSAQSDAAEAAALALALGEHAATVPVSSTKSLHGQALEASPLLELVATVLSLRHGALPVNAGYLGPDPDCPLNVITEGPLERSPSYALSLNAAFGGANTALLVGAP